In Runella sp. SP2, the genomic window GGGACATCGCGGGCCGTAAATTGGTAATTTTCCCAGTCTATCAGAGGAGTGTACTTGAGGTTGGGCGTTTCAAATTTAAGTTCAAGAAAGCTGGTGGGGCGTTGGCTTCGGAGTTCAAGCCCTATCAACAGCAGTGCGATGATTAACAATTTCATTTTCATGGGCTGATGGCTGATTTAGCGTTCATACTTGCGAACCTGCGCGAAAGTTCTGAACTTTCGCGGAGTTTTCACAATATCTCCTTTAAGATCATGAAACACCTGTTATTGGTGGTTTCTTTTTTTTGTATGTCTGAAACCATTATTGCCCAAAGTAACCTCGCTCAGCGCCTTTTCGACGCGCACGATTTATTTCGAGAAAAAAGCGTAAACGTACGTCGCGAATTTAAGCATCGCCACTTGGTGCCGCTTATCGAACGCCTCAAAACGAGCCCTAATTTTGCGGTAAGCGAAGCAGGAAAATCGTTTGAAGGACGTGGCATTTATCAAATCAAATACGGGAAAGGCGCGCCTCCTGTGCTTCTTTGGTCGCAAATGCACGGCGATGAAGCTACCGCGACGATGGCTTTGCTTGACATCTTTAACTTCTTGAATGCCAGCGGCGATGGTTTTGACGACCTTCGTAAAAAGCTTTTGGAAAAAAGTACGTTGTATTTTGTGCCCATGCTCAACCCCGACGGCGTCGAACGTTGGCAGCGCCGCACAGCCCAAGAAATCGACATGAACCGCGATGCTGTGCGTCTTCAATGCCCTGAGTCGAAGCTACTTAAAAACCTTCAACAAACTCTTAAACCACTCGTTGGCTTCAATCTCCACGACCAAAGTCCTCGATACAGCGTAGGAAATAGCAAAGAAGTAGCCGCGATTTCGTTTTTGGCAACGGCTTACAACGAAGAACGTACCATCAACTCCGTCCGCGAGCGAGCCATGCAGCTCATTGTGGGCATGAACCGCGATTTACAGAAATATATTCCCAATCAGGTCGCTCGGTATTCGGACGAGTTTGAGCCCCGAGCCTTCGGCGATAACATTGCCAAATGGGGAACTAGCCTCGTACTCATCGAGTCGGGGGGCTACAAAAACGACCCCGAAAAGCAGTATTTACGCAAGATGAATTTCATCGCTATTTTGACCGCACTTGAAGCCATCGCCGACGGAACCTACACGCGTCAGAATCGGAACGACTACGAAAAAATCCCGCAAAACGAGAAAAATCACTTCGACCTTATCATCCGCAACGCCCGTACGGAACTCAACGGGGTGAGCTATACCGTTGACGTGGCCATTAACCGCAACGAGTCCAATAATGCCGACGCAACGGGCTTTAGCTACCGCAGTAGTGTCGAAGATTTTGGTGATTTGTCGGTGTTTTATGGCATCGAAGAAATCGACGCCCAAGGAGCGCAACTGCTTGACCCTAAGAGCGGCAAACCTGTGGTACTAAAACTTGGCGACCGTGCCAATTTCGAGTTGCGTTCGGACAAGAAAAACTGGAAAGTTGACAACGGATTTTTAAAAAATTAACTTTCTATGTGCTAGTCCAGATTATTTGTAGAAAAAGTGAAATATGTCACCCCGATGGGGCTTTTGGAGAATCCGACATTTCGTTCTACGAAGATTTGGCTCCTCTGGAGCAATAAATAGGCAAAACAATACAGCGTTAGTTAGATTTGTTCAACGTTTTTACCCACAGATTAGCACAGATTGAGAACCGCAGATGAATAGCCTCATTAAGTCCTTTTTCAGCGAAAATCTGCGTTTGTATTATTCAGCGGGCTTCTGCGGGCGAAATAACTGAAAGTACTTAGTTAACAATAAACTTACAAGTCAATGAAAAAAGCAAAGCTGGTTTTAACATTTCTCTTCGGAGCTGTAATGATTTTTGCAGGCGTTAGTCATTTTTTAAAGCCAGCGATGTTTTTTCCGTTCATTCCTAATTTTCTCCCCCAAGCTACGATTAATTACTTGGCAGGACTGTTAGAAATTGCGGTAGGAATCGGCACGTTTATACCCCGTTTTCGCCCACTTGCCGTACTTGGCATCTTCGTCATGATGCTGGTATTTTTGCCTTTGCACGTTATTGATGTTTTCAAAGAAAACCCTGCCATCGGTAGCCACCAAGTCGCCTTGGTACGTTTACCCATTCAATTTGTTTTGATTGCTTGGGCTTGGTTTATTTATAAGAAATAGAAACCTAAAATGCTCATTTTCCCCACCATAGCCGATTTGCGGGCCTACTTACGTACGCAACGCGCACAAGGCAAATCTGTCGGATTTGTCCCTACCATGGGGGCGCTTCACGAAGGACATTTGTCGCTCATTGAGGCATCCAACGCCCAAAACGACCTGACGGTTTGCAGTATTTTTGTCAACCCGATTCAGTTTAACAACCCCGACGACCTTGCTCGGTATCCTCGTACCTTGGAAGCTGACTGTGAACTGCTCCAAACCGTTGGTTGCGACGCCGTTTTTGCGCCGTCCGTTCAAGAAATGTATCCCGAAAAGTCCCTTTTAACCTTCGATTTTGGCGATTTAGAACGTGTTATGGAGGGCAAATTTCGCCCTGGGCACTTCAACGGCGTGGGCGTTGTTGTCTCGAAATTATTCAACATCGTTCAGCCCGACCGTACCTATTTTGGCCAAAAAGACTTGCAGCAAGTGGGGGTTGTGCGACGCATGATGATTGATTTAGGATTTCAAATAGAACTCCACCCCCGCCCCACCCTTCGCGAAGCGGACGGACTAGCAATGTCGTCGCGCAATCGAAACCTTACGCCTGACGAACGCTCCCTTGCGCCTCACATTTACGCGGGGCTAAGTGCCGCCAAAGCTTCCCTTTTAGAGGGTCGTTTCCCCGCCGAAGTAAAAGGTTGGATGAAAACACACTTTGCCCAACAACCCGCTTTTCGTTTAGAATATTTTGAGATTGTGAATGCTTTCAGTCTGCAAGATGTTACTGAGCTACAACCTCAAGGACAAACTGCGCTGTGTATTGCAGCCCACCTTGGAAAAGTACGGTTGATTGATAATATAGTTTTTTAGACTGAAATTTGCCGCGAAAACAATCCAAACAACAATGTTTGTTACCCTTTTTAAGTCAAAAATCCACCGCGTTAAAGTAACGCAAGCCGAGCTCAATTACGTAGGAAGCATCACCATCGACGAAGCCCTCATGGAAGCGGCGGGTATCTTGGAAAATGAACAAGTACACGTAGTTAACAACAACAACGGCGAACGGCTCATTACGTATGTCATTAAAGGAGAGCGCAATACGGGCATTATTTGCCTCAATGGTGCCGCTGCCCGCAAAGCCCAAGTGGGCGACGTGGTCATTATCATTTCGTACGGCATGATGACCGAAGAAGAAGCCAAAACCTTCAAACCAAAAATCGTTTTCCCCGACGAAAATAACAGAGTTTTATAGGTAATAGTCCATAGTTAATGGTCCATAGAAAATAACGAATCTACTATGGACTATCGACCGTGGACTATGGACTAAAAAAAACATACAGATGAAAAATATTCTCAAATACTGCCTTTCGCTTGCCGTAGCGGGTGGGTTGATGTGGTACGTTTTTAAAGACATGGACTTGGCTTCCATGTGGGCAAAATTCCAACACGCCAACCATAGCTGGCTCATTTTGGTTACCATTTTTACCATCGTTGCCGCTTGGAGCCGTGCCTACCGTTGGAATATGCTCCTCGAACCACTTGGGTACCGTCCATCTGCCTTCGACTCGACCGTAGCCGTTTTTACGGGATATTTTGCCAACCAGCTCATTCCACGCGCAGGTGAAGTGACCCGCTGCGGTACGCTCAATCGCCTCGACAAAGTACCCGTCAACGTAGGCTTTGGTACCGTGGTAGCCGAGCGTGTGTTTGACGTTGTGACGCTTCTGTTCTTGATTGGCCTTGCGTTTGTGCTCGAATTTGGGCGTTTGAGCAATTTTTTCATGGAGTTATTTGGCGAAAAATTGGGGATTGGCCAAGGGAGTGGTAGCAATCGAATAGCCCTTTTGGGAGGTTTGGCGGTACTAGGAATAGGCTTTTTAGGAGCTGCGTGGTGGTTTTACCGAAAAAATGCCGAGCGTTTGCGTCAAAATTCGCTTTTTGCCAAAATCGAAGGATTTGTATTAGGGCTAATTGATGGTTTGTTGAGCGTCCGAAAACTACGGAATCCGTGGCTGTTTTTGTTCCATACCATTCTCATCTGGACCATGTACTTGCTCAGTTCGTACGTATGTTTTTTTGTACTGCCTGAGTCATCACACCTTACTCTTTTGGCAGGACTAACCATTCTTATCATGAGTGGTTTGGGAATGTCGGCACCCGTGCAAGGAGGTATTGGCCCTTATCATATTTTGGTAAGTAGCGCATTGGTACTTTACGGATTATCAAAAGAAGATGGCCTTGCCCTCGCGACGTACATCCACGGTACCCAAATGATTCTGATGCTGATTCTAGGCGGAATTTCGTTTATCATCACCCTCGTAAAAAGCCCAAAAACCGCAGTGGGATAACGTTATGTGTATAACTGTTAACTGTTAATCGTGATTGATAACGGATAACTTATTCTTCGGTTACAATTTCAACTTTTGTGTCATTTTTACGTAACAATCTCATGTTTAACTCCGCCGCTAAAATTTTATCTTGGGAAGAAGGTGCGCAAGCCGCCCGCGCTTGGCAAGCAGAAGGTCAAAAAATTGTATTTACCAACGGATGTTTCGACATCGTTCATTTGGGGCACATCGACTATCTCGAAAAAGCCCGTAACTTAGGCGACAGAATGGTGCTTGGTCTCAATACCGACGCCTCAGTGAGCAGCATCAAAGGCCCGCTTCGCCCTGTCGTCAACGAATACGCCCGCGCCCGTTTGATGGCCTCGTTGGGGTTTGTGGATGCTGTCATTTTGTTCGGAGAACCTACGCCGTTGGAGCTAATTCAGACAATTTGTCCTGATATTTTGGTCAAAGGCGACGATTATTCAGTAGATAACATCGTTGGTGCGGATTTTGTCGTTAATAGAGGAGGAGCCGTGAAAACCATTCCGTTAGTGAAAGGTTATTCGACGACTTCGCTTATCGAGAAGATTAAAAATAGTTATTGACAGCGCAAAATTTAAACAAACATGGGTGGTTTAATTCTCATTGGAATTGTCTTTATGGTCATTGGTATGATTGTCCAATGGCGGTTAAAAAGCAAATTTACCGAGTATTCACAGGTAGGATTAATGAACGGCATGAGTGGTGCAGAAATTGCCTCACAAATGCTTCGCGATAATGGCATCTACGACGTGCGCATCACGCAAGTAGAAGGAATGCTTACGGACCACTATAATCCCGCGGATAAAACCGTTAACCTAAGCGCCGATGTGTATCACGGACGCAGTGTGTCGGCGGCGGCCGTGGCTGCGCACGAATGCGGGCACGCCGTACAACATAAAGTAGCTTATGGCCCCCTGAAGATGCGTTCGGCATTGGTGCCTGTGGTGCAGGTGTGTAGCAACATCCTGAACTTTTTCAACATGGCGATGATGTTCATTGGTGGGTTTATTTTCTACAACCAAGGTCTGGTTAGTACCACCATTCTAACCGTTTTGGTAGCTGCCAACTTAGGGGTAACCTTGTTTGCCATGATTACCCTTCCTGTCGAATTTGACGCAAGCCGCCGCGCCTTAGCGTGGGTTGAACAACGTGGCGTTGTCAATCGTAACGAATACGGAATGGCCAAAGATGCACTCCAATGGGCTGCCCTCACCTACGTAGTAGCTGCGTTGGGAGCGTTAGCTAACTTACTATATTACGCAAGCTTATTGCTCGGTCGTCGTAGCGATGACTAAAGATGCGTGTTGAGGTTGCTCACAACCTCTAAAGTACCGTTGAGGTTGTGAGCAACCTCAACCACACAAATAAACAAAAAAGCGGCCGAAAGCCGCTTTTTTGTTGCAATATCGTTATTCAAAATTCGTCATTCGTTCCTATTCAATTACTTGAATCCAGCCTTTACAGATTGAATTCCCTGGCAGTGTGAGTTGGTAGTAATACGTGCCGTTTAGCACTTCTTTTCCCCAATCATCAGCGTAGTTGTCACTGGCGAAAACGCGTTTTCCCCAACGGTTAAAAATCTCAATACGCGTACTTGGAGCGCCTACCACAAAGGTGTCATTTTTACCGTCGCCATTGGGGGTGATGACGTTCGGAATTTTGTCTAAGTTCAGCACCGACACCGACTGCGTCACGGTACTTGCACACCCGCGCGGCGAATACGCTTTGAGTGTTACTTGGTACGTTCCGTTTTGGGTATAATCCAAGGCCGCAGGTGCCGCTACGCCCGACTTCGTTCCATTACCAAAATCCCACTCATAACGCGATGCTCCCGTTGTTTTATTCACGTATTGCACCATCGTCGGTTTTCCGCAAGCGTAGGTCGGTGCTACATCAAAACTGGTGTTTTGTGGGCCACTTTCCACGTTTACCGTTACCGTTTTACTTGGTTTGCAGCCATCAGGATAGGTGGCCGTCACGGTGTAGGTAGTAGTTTGCAAAGGGTTCGCAACGGGGTTTTTGGTTGTTGTATCCGACAAAGTTGGTGAAGCTTTCCAGCGAATTGTCCCTGCGCCTTGCGCCAACAACATGGCCGTTTGTCCCGCACACACCGTCGTATCGGGCGTTACTCTAAAATCAGGTTTGTTGTTATCAATGCGAACAGTAATGGTTTTTTGTGGCAAACAACCATCGGCATATTGCCCTGTCACGGTATAGACGGTTGTCACCAATGGTTTGGCCGTTACCCGCGTTCCGACCGAATCACTCAACGTCAAGGAAGGAGTCCAGCGATAACGAGTGGCGCTACCTTGGGCGCTCAAAACGGCA contains:
- a CDS encoding M14 family zinc carboxypeptidase, which encodes MKHLLLVVSFFCMSETIIAQSNLAQRLFDAHDLFREKSVNVRREFKHRHLVPLIERLKTSPNFAVSEAGKSFEGRGIYQIKYGKGAPPVLLWSQMHGDEATATMALLDIFNFLNASGDGFDDLRKKLLEKSTLYFVPMLNPDGVERWQRRTAQEIDMNRDAVRLQCPESKLLKNLQQTLKPLVGFNLHDQSPRYSVGNSKEVAAISFLATAYNEERTINSVRERAMQLIVGMNRDLQKYIPNQVARYSDEFEPRAFGDNIAKWGTSLVLIESGGYKNDPEKQYLRKMNFIAILTALEAIADGTYTRQNRNDYEKIPQNEKNHFDLIIRNARTELNGVSYTVDVAINRNESNNADATGFSYRSSVEDFGDLSVFYGIEEIDAQGAQLLDPKSGKPVVLKLGDRANFELRSDKKNWKVDNGFLKN
- a CDS encoding MauE/DoxX family redox-associated membrane protein, with translation MKKAKLVLTFLFGAVMIFAGVSHFLKPAMFFPFIPNFLPQATINYLAGLLEIAVGIGTFIPRFRPLAVLGIFVMMLVFLPLHVIDVFKENPAIGSHQVALVRLPIQFVLIAWAWFIYKK
- the panC gene encoding pantoate--beta-alanine ligase, whose translation is MLIFPTIADLRAYLRTQRAQGKSVGFVPTMGALHEGHLSLIEASNAQNDLTVCSIFVNPIQFNNPDDLARYPRTLEADCELLQTVGCDAVFAPSVQEMYPEKSLLTFDFGDLERVMEGKFRPGHFNGVGVVVSKLFNIVQPDRTYFGQKDLQQVGVVRRMMIDLGFQIELHPRPTLREADGLAMSSRNRNLTPDERSLAPHIYAGLSAAKASLLEGRFPAEVKGWMKTHFAQQPAFRLEYFEIVNAFSLQDVTELQPQGQTALCIAAHLGKVRLIDNIVF
- the panD gene encoding aspartate 1-decarboxylase; this translates as MFVTLFKSKIHRVKVTQAELNYVGSITIDEALMEAAGILENEQVHVVNNNNGERLITYVIKGERNTGIICLNGAAARKAQVGDVVIIISYGMMTEEEAKTFKPKIVFPDENNRVL
- a CDS encoding lysylphosphatidylglycerol synthase transmembrane domain-containing protein, whose product is MKNILKYCLSLAVAGGLMWYVFKDMDLASMWAKFQHANHSWLILVTIFTIVAAWSRAYRWNMLLEPLGYRPSAFDSTVAVFTGYFANQLIPRAGEVTRCGTLNRLDKVPVNVGFGTVVAERVFDVVTLLFLIGLAFVLEFGRLSNFFMELFGEKLGIGQGSGSNRIALLGGLAVLGIGFLGAAWWFYRKNAERLRQNSLFAKIEGFVLGLIDGLLSVRKLRNPWLFLFHTILIWTMYLLSSYVCFFVLPESSHLTLLAGLTILIMSGLGMSAPVQGGIGPYHILVSSALVLYGLSKEDGLALATYIHGTQMILMLILGGISFIITLVKSPKTAVG
- the rfaE2 gene encoding D-glycero-beta-D-manno-heptose 1-phosphate adenylyltransferase, which gives rise to MFNSAAKILSWEEGAQAARAWQAEGQKIVFTNGCFDIVHLGHIDYLEKARNLGDRMVLGLNTDASVSSIKGPLRPVVNEYARARLMASLGFVDAVILFGEPTPLELIQTICPDILVKGDDYSVDNIVGADFVVNRGGAVKTIPLVKGYSTTSLIEKIKNSY
- a CDS encoding zinc metallopeptidase → MGGLILIGIVFMVIGMIVQWRLKSKFTEYSQVGLMNGMSGAEIASQMLRDNGIYDVRITQVEGMLTDHYNPADKTVNLSADVYHGRSVSAAAVAAHECGHAVQHKVAYGPLKMRSALVPVVQVCSNILNFFNMAMMFIGGFIFYNQGLVSTTILTVLVAANLGVTLFAMITLPVEFDASRRALAWVEQRGVVNRNEYGMAKDALQWAALTYVVAALGALANLLYYASLLLGRRSDD